CGCGGCCAATATCTCGACTACCTGCCGCAAGGACGGCGATTACTACGTGCTCAACGGCACCAAGTGCTTCATCACCAATGGCGGGCGCGCCTCATGGGTGGTGGTGTTCGCGACCCTGGACAAGACCAAGGGGCGCGAAGCGCACCGCGCCTTCATCGTGGACAAGGGGACCCCCGGCTTCAGCCTCGGCAAGATCGAGAAGAAGCTGGGCCTTCGCTCCTCGGAGACGGCCGAGCTGGTCTTCGACGAATGCCGCGTGCACAAGGACAATCTGCTGGGCGGGGAAGAGCACTATGAGAAGATGGGCTCGGGCGGCTTCAAGACCGCGATGAAGACCTTCGATTCGACCCGCCCGCCGGTGGCCGCGATGGCGACTGGCATCGCGCGGGCTTCCTATGAGCTGGCCCGCGACGCGGCCAAGGATATCCACATGCTGGGCCGCCCGCTCGCGCGCAACCAG
The Chrysiogenia bacterium genome window above contains:
- a CDS encoding acyl-CoA dehydrogenase family protein — translated: AANISTTCRKDGDYYVLNGTKCFITNGGRASWVVVFATLDKTKGREAHRAFIVDKGTPGFSLGKIEKKLGLRSSETAELVFDECRVHKDNLLGGEEHYEKMGSGGFKTAMKTFDSTRPPVAAMATGIARASYELARDAAKDIHMLGRPLARNQVVREKLAEMERKITAARLMIWHATWMADLGIPNSKEASMCKAYAGTVAKWVTREAIGMIGGHGTEQEALLEKAMRDIQVFDIFEGTGQIQRLIVSRRLMEGLRIE